A section of the Sphaerobacter thermophilus DSM 20745 genome encodes:
- a CDS encoding PPOX class F420-dependent oxidoreductase, translated as MMSEAVRAFLNEPRFAVLATIGADGAPHQSVMWYELRGNTIMMNTSEGRVKSANLRRDPRVSICVEDGYRYVTITGRAELVDDQEIAQADIAALAHRYHDPETAERQVAEFRRQKRITLHISIDRVSAHGF; from the coding sequence ATGATGTCAGAGGCGGTCCGCGCATTCCTCAACGAGCCGCGGTTTGCGGTGCTCGCCACCATCGGTGCCGACGGCGCGCCGCACCAGTCGGTGATGTGGTATGAGCTACGCGGCAACACGATCATGATGAACACGTCCGAGGGACGGGTCAAATCGGCAAACTTGCGCCGCGACCCCCGCGTGTCGATCTGCGTCGAGGACGGATACCGCTACGTGACCATCACCGGCCGCGCCGAGTTGGTCGACGACCAGGAGATCGCACAGGCCGACATCGCCGCGCTCGCCCATCGTTACCACGACCCGGAGACGGCCGAGCGGCAAGTCGCGGAGTTCCGCCGCCAGAAACGCATCACGCTGCACATCTCCATCGACCGGGTGTCCGCCCACGGGTTCTAA
- a CDS encoding APC family permease codes for MAEPTEPGSGIGRLYRQLRRLLIGPPLRTAQEAHERLTKTKALAILSSDAISSTAYATEEILLILVLAGAAAYGYVIPIGLAIAALLVIVGFSYRQTIFAYPQGGGSYIVTKDNLGTGPALVAGTSLLIDYTLTVAVSISSGVAAITSAAPGLKPYRVEIAVLAILALVIGNLRGIRESGSLFAVPTYLFIAGMAILIPLGIGAAWFGLFEPHPASHPVPPAQQGITLFLILRAFSSGCTALTGVEAISDGVPAFQPPEAKNAARTLGWMVAILGSLFLGITVLSYHFHLTPSEDQTILSQLARTVVDDSPFYLYIQATTAGILFLAANTSFADFPRLASFMARDRYLPTQFRYRGDRLAFSNGIIALGLAAAVLVVVFHANVNALIPLYAVGVFTAFTLSQASMTYRWWRREPPGRHRTIGMLINGTGAAVTGIVTLIIIATKFLSGAWIVICIQPLLIWLLTRIHRHYERVAAQLAVPAEPAASERPSWPGPLAAVVPIAGYNRATIRALDFAREITGDVTAVHVTSDPAEAEQLRQQWRDAKLDLPLVIIESPYRELVGPLLAYIEQLHAEKGDTLMVVVPEFVPAHLYELPLHNQTAWRLRTALWTHPGIIVTTVPYHVSS; via the coding sequence GTGGCCGAACCGACCGAGCCCGGCAGCGGCATCGGGCGTCTCTACCGCCAGCTCCGCCGGCTGCTCATCGGCCCGCCGCTCCGCACGGCGCAGGAGGCACATGAGCGCCTGACCAAGACGAAGGCGCTGGCGATTCTCAGCTCCGACGCCATCTCCTCGACCGCCTATGCCACCGAGGAAATCCTGCTGATCCTCGTCCTCGCCGGTGCGGCAGCGTACGGCTATGTCATCCCGATCGGACTTGCCATCGCCGCGCTGCTCGTCATCGTCGGCTTTTCGTACCGCCAGACGATCTTCGCCTATCCCCAGGGCGGCGGCTCCTACATCGTGACCAAGGACAACCTCGGCACCGGCCCGGCCCTGGTCGCCGGGACCTCGCTGCTGATCGACTACACCCTGACGGTCGCGGTGAGCATCTCCTCGGGCGTCGCCGCCATCACCTCGGCCGCGCCCGGACTAAAACCGTACCGGGTCGAAATCGCCGTGCTGGCCATCCTGGCTCTGGTGATCGGCAACCTGCGCGGCATCCGGGAGAGCGGCTCGCTCTTCGCCGTGCCTACCTACCTCTTCATCGCCGGCATGGCGATCCTGATCCCGCTGGGCATTGGCGCCGCCTGGTTCGGCCTGTTCGAGCCGCACCCGGCGAGCCATCCTGTCCCACCGGCGCAGCAGGGGATCACCCTCTTCCTTATCCTGCGGGCCTTCTCCTCCGGCTGCACCGCGCTGACCGGCGTCGAGGCGATCTCGGACGGCGTCCCCGCTTTCCAGCCACCCGAGGCGAAGAACGCCGCCCGCACCCTCGGCTGGATGGTGGCGATCCTCGGCTCGCTCTTCCTCGGCATCACCGTGCTCTCCTACCACTTCCACCTGACGCCGAGCGAGGATCAGACCATCCTCTCGCAGCTCGCACGCACCGTCGTCGACGACTCACCCTTCTACCTCTACATCCAGGCAACGACGGCGGGCATTCTGTTCCTGGCCGCGAACACGAGCTTCGCCGACTTCCCCCGCCTCGCCTCGTTCATGGCACGGGACCGCTACCTACCCACCCAGTTCCGTTACCGCGGGGATCGCCTGGCCTTCTCGAACGGCATCATCGCCCTGGGGCTCGCCGCCGCAGTGCTGGTCGTGGTCTTCCACGCCAACGTCAACGCCCTGATCCCGCTGTACGCGGTCGGTGTCTTCACCGCCTTCACCCTGTCCCAGGCCAGCATGACGTACCGCTGGTGGCGCCGCGAGCCACCCGGCCGTCACCGCACCATCGGTATGCTGATCAACGGGACCGGCGCCGCCGTCACCGGAATCGTGACCCTCATCATCATCGCGACCAAGTTTCTGTCCGGTGCCTGGATCGTGATCTGCATCCAGCCCCTGCTCATCTGGCTGCTGACCAGGATCCACCGCCACTACGAGCGGGTCGCCGCCCAGCTCGCCGTCCCAGCCGAGCCGGCCGCGTCCGAGCGGCCATCCTGGCCAGGACCGCTGGCGGCGGTGGTGCCCATCGCCGGGTACAACCGCGCGACGATCCGCGCGCTCGATTTCGCCCGCGAGATCACCGGGGACGTCACGGCGGTGCATGTCACCAGCGACCCGGCGGAGGCAGAGCAGCTTCGCCAGCAATGGCGCGACGCGAAGCTCGACCTGCCGCTGGTGATTATCGAGTCACCCTACCGGGAGCTGGTCGGCCCGCTCTTGGCCTACATCGAGCAACTCCACGCCGAGAAGGGAGACACGCTAATGGTGGTCGTGCCCGAGTTCGTGCCCGCCCACCTCTACGAACTGCCTCTCCACAACCAGACCGCGTGGCGCCTGCGCACCGCCCTCTGGACGCATCCCGGTATCATCGTCACCACCGTCCCCTACCACGTCTCGTCGTGA
- a CDS encoding flavin reductase family protein — MEPVPPAPSDRAGSDVDQLAFRRTLGYLATGVTVISLYSDEGVHGMTANAVMSLSLDPPLILVAIDRRARTARYIQTARAFGVNILRDTQEPLSRFFARSWRPATPPEHRFAEWAGVPYLVGSLAGISCRVAEILDGGDHIIVVGRVVGLRVDDPEGQPLLFYRGRYASLVSHEASPPESPELTSSEHIHVYYGEWSQDEGEPLAGRPIPPHPWTGY; from the coding sequence ATGGAACCAGTTCCGCCGGCCCCGTCTGACCGAGCAGGGAGCGACGTTGACCAGCTTGCCTTCCGGCGCACGCTGGGCTACCTGGCCACCGGTGTCACGGTCATCTCGCTCTACAGCGATGAGGGCGTCCATGGCATGACGGCCAACGCCGTGATGTCGCTCTCGCTCGACCCGCCATTGATCCTGGTCGCAATCGATCGCCGGGCGCGCACGGCTCGCTACATCCAGACGGCGCGGGCGTTCGGCGTCAATATCCTGCGCGACACGCAGGAGCCGCTGTCACGCTTCTTCGCCCGCTCCTGGCGCCCGGCCACGCCGCCCGAGCACCGCTTCGCAGAGTGGGCGGGCGTCCCCTATCTCGTCGGCTCACTTGCCGGGATCAGTTGCCGCGTGGCGGAGATCCTGGACGGCGGCGATCACATCATCGTCGTGGGGCGGGTGGTCGGCCTGCGCGTGGACGACCCGGAGGGGCAGCCGCTGCTCTTCTACCGGGGTCGCTATGCCAGCCTCGTCAGCCACGAGGCCAGCCCGCCCGAGTCGCCGGAACTGACCTCGTCGGAACACATCCACGTCTACTACGGCGAGTGGTCCCAGGACGAGGGCGAGCCGCTCGCGGGGCGTCCGATTCCGCCACACCCGTGGACCGGCTACTGA
- a CDS encoding spore germination protein GerW family protein — MEVSTTINDLARSVVDRITGSVGSQLVFGPAYEAAGRTVIPVSEVRYGFGLGAGGGSGTGPDGQGQGSGGGGGAGGGVQARPVGFIDVTGDRAEFFPIVDYTRIALASLVALTTLVLAVSRTSRRARR, encoded by the coding sequence ATGGAGGTATCGACGACGATCAACGACCTCGCCCGCTCGGTGGTCGACCGCATCACCGGCTCAGTAGGCTCGCAGCTGGTCTTTGGTCCGGCGTATGAAGCCGCGGGGCGCACGGTGATCCCGGTATCGGAAGTGCGCTACGGCTTTGGGCTCGGCGCGGGCGGTGGCTCGGGTACCGGGCCGGACGGACAGGGCCAGGGCAGCGGCGGCGGCGGTGGTGCCGGGGGCGGCGTGCAGGCACGCCCGGTCGGCTTCATCGACGTCACCGGCGACCGCGCGGAGTTCTTCCCGATCGTGGACTACACGCGGATCGCGCTCGCCAGCCTGGTGGCGCTGACCACACTCGTGCTGGCCGTCAGCCGCACATCACGGAGGGCGCGCCGCTAG
- a CDS encoding universal stress protein: MTSIGTIVVPLDGSQLAETALPYAAALARAVGAEIVLLRVVEEMRPLYDARRREVVWVDPANPRQELLSPELLGAAVERLAGLGLKAQPVVRLGDPRKEILAEAEQHADPVIVLASHGRGGLGRVLLGSVATRVLQLSTCPVLVVRARETDAQPAHVAFTQIAVPLDGSREAEQALPIALDLVRATGATLQLVRVAETFRHELPEDPGPVLRTPSYEAILQRFDQMEAEARDYLQATAEQLREQGLTVTVEVRSGDPWDELLDYTRTTRPDLMVMTTHGRGGVARWFFGSVADRLLTHSDVPLLLIRVREAEGD, from the coding sequence ATGACATCTATCGGCACGATCGTCGTCCCCCTCGACGGTTCGCAGCTCGCGGAGACGGCCCTTCCCTATGCAGCGGCGCTGGCGCGGGCAGTGGGCGCCGAGATCGTGCTCTTGCGGGTCGTCGAGGAGATGCGGCCGCTCTACGATGCGCGGCGGCGGGAGGTGGTGTGGGTCGATCCCGCGAACCCGCGCCAGGAACTCCTGTCGCCGGAGCTCTTGGGCGCCGCGGTGGAGCGGCTGGCCGGGCTCGGCTTGAAGGCCCAACCCGTGGTGCGGCTGGGTGACCCACGCAAGGAGATCCTGGCCGAAGCCGAGCAGCACGCGGACCCGGTCATCGTGCTGGCGAGCCACGGGCGCGGCGGCTTGGGGCGGGTACTGCTGGGCAGCGTCGCAACGCGGGTGCTGCAACTGTCGACCTGCCCGGTCCTGGTAGTCCGCGCGCGGGAGACGGACGCGCAGCCGGCTCATGTCGCATTCACCCAGATCGCGGTGCCGCTTGACGGGTCGCGCGAGGCCGAGCAGGCGTTGCCGATCGCACTCGACCTCGTGCGTGCCACCGGCGCGACGCTCCAGCTTGTGCGCGTGGCCGAGACCTTCCGGCACGAGTTGCCCGAGGATCCGGGACCCGTGCTCCGTACTCCCTCATATGAGGCGATCCTGCAGCGCTTCGATCAGATGGAAGCCGAGGCGCGCGACTACCTGCAGGCGACCGCGGAGCAACTTCGCGAGCAGGGGCTCACCGTGACCGTCGAAGTCCGCAGCGGCGATCCCTGGGACGAGCTGCTGGACTACACCCGGACGACCCGGCCGGACCTGATGGTCATGACCACGCACGGCCGGGGCGGCGTGGCGCGCTGGTTCTTCGGCAGTGTCGCCGACAGGCTGCTGACGCACTCCGACGTGCCGCTGCTCCTGATCCGCGTGCGGGAGGCGGAAGGAGACTGA
- a CDS encoding MFS transporter: MAVRRHASESTAPASDAGAVVAERQGPFAAFRERPYRILWLGMLPSMLAMQMGQVAVGYVAYTISGEATALGWISAGSGVPMLVFSLIGGVVADRMPKRTVLFFTQSTIGLAALVNAVLVITGKIEVWHLIAVSAVQGIAFAFNMPTRQAFVAEIVSPARLMNAIALNNAGMNMSRVVGPALAGSLIAVPFIGAGGIFALMAAMYVIVVLMLFLLPPGRPARAPRGTGLSELKAGLRYVWQHPILRMLLALATVPVLLGLPYVQVMPVFAIDVYEVGSEGLGTLMAVNGLGALAGSLGIASATGLGRKGLVQLSLGLMFGLALAVFALGGSYPLALVAIAIAGAASSGYATLNSTLIMHHTEHEFHGRVMSLYMMTFAIMPLGTVPISWLVDQFGAPITIGVAGFLLAAIIGSVAVLSPTYRRV; the protein is encoded by the coding sequence TTGGCTGTCAGGAGACACGCGTCCGAGTCGACAGCCCCGGCCAGTGACGCCGGGGCTGTGGTCGCGGAGCGACAGGGACCCTTCGCCGCGTTCCGTGAGCGGCCCTACCGCATCCTCTGGTTGGGCATGCTCCCGTCGATGCTGGCCATGCAGATGGGCCAGGTCGCGGTGGGATACGTGGCCTACACCATCTCCGGCGAGGCGACCGCCCTCGGCTGGATCTCAGCCGGTTCAGGGGTGCCGATGCTTGTCTTCTCACTCATCGGAGGCGTCGTCGCCGACCGGATGCCCAAACGTACCGTCCTCTTCTTCACGCAGAGCACAATCGGGCTGGCCGCACTCGTCAACGCCGTGCTCGTCATCACCGGCAAGATCGAGGTTTGGCACTTGATCGCCGTCTCTGCAGTCCAGGGTATCGCGTTCGCCTTCAACATGCCGACGCGGCAGGCGTTCGTCGCGGAGATCGTCTCCCCCGCCCGCTTGATGAACGCCATCGCGCTCAACAACGCCGGGATGAACATGAGCCGTGTGGTGGGACCGGCTCTAGCTGGGTCCCTGATCGCCGTCCCGTTCATTGGCGCCGGCGGCATCTTCGCCCTGATGGCGGCGATGTACGTCATCGTGGTCCTGATGCTTTTCTTATTGCCGCCCGGCCGACCCGCCCGCGCGCCGCGCGGGACCGGACTGTCTGAACTGAAAGCGGGGCTCCGCTACGTATGGCAGCACCCGATCCTGCGGATGCTGCTCGCGCTCGCCACCGTGCCGGTCCTCCTGGGCCTGCCGTATGTCCAGGTCATGCCGGTCTTCGCGATCGACGTCTACGAAGTCGGCTCCGAGGGTCTCGGTACGCTCATGGCCGTCAACGGGCTCGGAGCGCTCGCTGGATCGCTGGGCATCGCCAGCGCCACCGGGCTGGGACGCAAAGGGCTCGTACAGCTATCGCTCGGGCTGATGTTCGGCCTGGCCCTCGCCGTCTTCGCCCTCGGCGGGTCGTACCCGCTGGCGCTGGTCGCGATCGCGATCGCCGGGGCGGCCTCTTCCGGCTACGCCACGCTCAACTCGACCCTGATCATGCACCACACCGAGCACGAGTTCCACGGCCGGGTCATGAGCCTCTACATGATGACCTTCGCCATAATGCCGCTCGGCACGGTGCCGATCTCCTGGCTGGTCGATCAGTTCGGAGCACCAATCACCATCGGTGTCGCCGGGTTCCTCCTGGCCGCCATCATCGGCAGCGTTGCCGTTCTCAGCCCCACCTACCGCCGGGTATAG
- a CDS encoding DinB family protein, producing MRDVRQPMTAVRVSDVAASLRFYVDMLGCNLVRHDTGADLAVVDAAGYAILIAGPAAGDITHELHTVREVVKPGGSVHIFGGDLGARRAALADRGVAATLIERPWGDRQLQVTDPDGYSVVFWTIVERTPEQVLDLYASGVDALERALDGLSEADLDLAREPGAWTIRQIVHHLADAETAALGGPKFALAEPGRVYHGNRYSQDVWAERLDYAGRDIGPSVVLFKAIRAHMLQLVRHVPDALERHTVDASGAPSLPVGRILGMLASHALEHIEEIEETRRRYGR from the coding sequence ATGCGAGACGTCAGGCAGCCGATGACCGCGGTGCGCGTGTCCGATGTCGCCGCGAGCCTCCGCTTCTATGTGGACATGCTGGGGTGCAACCTGGTTCGGCACGACACCGGCGCGGACCTCGCCGTGGTGGACGCCGCCGGGTATGCGATCTTGATCGCCGGCCCCGCTGCAGGGGACATAACCCATGAGCTGCACACCGTGCGGGAAGTGGTCAAACCGGGCGGGAGTGTTCACATCTTCGGCGGTGATCTGGGCGCCCGACGGGCCGCCTTGGCCGACCGCGGCGTTGCGGCGACGCTCATCGAACGGCCCTGGGGCGACCGGCAACTGCAGGTGACCGATCCCGACGGGTACTCAGTCGTTTTCTGGACCATCGTTGAGCGAACGCCGGAGCAGGTGCTGGATCTCTATGCGTCCGGTGTCGACGCGCTGGAGAGGGCGCTGGACGGGCTGAGCGAGGCGGATCTGGACCTGGCGCGCGAGCCGGGCGCATGGACGATCCGCCAGATCGTGCACCACCTGGCGGATGCCGAGACCGCGGCGTTGGGCGGGCCGAAGTTCGCGCTCGCAGAGCCAGGTCGCGTGTATCATGGGAACCGGTACAGCCAGGATGTGTGGGCTGAGCGTCTCGACTACGCCGGGCGGGATATCGGCCCGTCCGTCGTGCTCTTCAAGGCGATCCGTGCGCACATGCTCCAACTGGTGCGACACGTGCCGGATGCCTTGGAGCGGCATACGGTCGATGCCTCCGGAGCGCCATCGCTGCCGGTCGGCCGTATTCTTGGGATGCTGGCTAGCCACGCGCTGGAGCACATCGAAGAGATCGAGGAGACGCGGCGGCGATACGGACGCTGA
- a CDS encoding ABC transporter substrate-binding protein — MRYEQWFARRLDRRTLLRLAGGVALAVPAASLLAGCGAGTDGGGGSAVTSTPDQSTGAEPRRGGTLRVALTGEPPNLDLHQTTDSIVLLVTGHMYETLFTWDERYEPVPLLAESHEVSDGGRRILVRLRQGVPFHNGEEMRAEDVIASIERWGRVVGLGQGLMAVTESLTAVDPYAVEFRLREPFGTFPTALSRALQGCAIYPKSVLDRSDDTRLAEFVGTGPYRFVEWLTDRHILLERFDGYANPPGETNGYAGHKGQYLDQIEFIPVPNEASRVAGLRSGNYHYLETISTDHYPTLKDDPAAAVDLLPPDAWLNIVLNLRSPITGDLQIRRAIQLALDHEPIMQAAFGEDFYELTPTLLPGAAAWYSDAGADRFNPRQPDEARRLLESSGYDGSPLRILTTQEIQQEYNAAVVFKQQLEQVGFTVDLQVYDGATLSDLRDDETAWEAYLATASFRPDPVLRNLTCSATGWWCTPEKDELLAQLQTESDFEKRVEIWAQVQERFYEEVPRLKIGDARRILVRSPKLHGVGPTELQPDFSNAWLEK, encoded by the coding sequence GTGCGGTATGAGCAATGGTTCGCACGACGACTCGATCGCCGGACACTGCTGCGGCTGGCTGGCGGGGTGGCTCTCGCGGTGCCGGCTGCGTCGCTGCTGGCGGGCTGCGGCGCCGGGACGGACGGTGGCGGCGGGTCGGCAGTGACCTCGACTCCGGACCAGTCCACCGGGGCGGAACCGCGTCGAGGTGGGACCCTGCGCGTCGCCCTGACCGGTGAGCCACCGAACCTCGACCTGCACCAGACGACCGACTCGATCGTCCTCCTCGTAACCGGCCACATGTACGAGACGCTCTTCACCTGGGACGAGCGCTACGAGCCGGTGCCGCTGCTCGCCGAGTCGCACGAGGTCAGCGACGGCGGCCGCCGGATCCTGGTTCGCCTGCGCCAGGGCGTTCCCTTCCACAATGGCGAGGAGATGCGGGCCGAGGATGTGATCGCGTCGATCGAGCGTTGGGGGCGTGTCGTTGGGCTGGGCCAGGGCTTGATGGCTGTGACCGAGTCGCTCACGGCGGTTGACCCCTACGCCGTGGAGTTCCGGCTGCGCGAGCCGTTCGGCACCTTCCCCACGGCGCTCTCCCGGGCGCTTCAGGGCTGCGCGATCTACCCGAAGTCGGTGCTGGACCGGTCTGACGATACCCGCCTGGCGGAGTTCGTGGGGACCGGGCCGTACCGCTTCGTCGAGTGGCTCACGGACCGGCACATCCTCCTGGAGCGCTTCGACGGCTACGCCAACCCGCCCGGCGAGACGAACGGCTACGCGGGCCACAAGGGGCAGTACCTTGACCAGATCGAGTTCATCCCGGTGCCGAACGAGGCGTCGCGTGTCGCCGGGCTCCGCTCGGGCAACTACCACTACCTGGAGACGATCAGCACCGACCATTACCCGACGTTGAAGGACGACCCGGCCGCCGCGGTGGACCTGCTGCCGCCCGATGCCTGGCTCAATATCGTGCTCAACCTGCGCTCGCCCATCACCGGCGACCTCCAGATTCGGCGTGCGATCCAGCTCGCGCTCGACCACGAGCCGATCATGCAGGCCGCGTTCGGGGAAGACTTCTATGAGCTGACGCCGACGCTACTTCCCGGCGCGGCTGCCTGGTACTCCGACGCGGGAGCCGATCGGTTCAACCCGCGCCAGCCGGACGAGGCGCGGCGGCTGCTGGAGTCCTCGGGCTACGACGGATCTCCGTTGCGGATTCTGACGACGCAAGAGATCCAGCAGGAATACAACGCCGCTGTCGTCTTCAAGCAGCAGTTGGAGCAGGTTGGCTTCACCGTCGATCTCCAGGTGTACGACGGCGCGACCCTCAGCGACCTGCGCGACGACGAGACGGCCTGGGAGGCGTACCTCGCAACAGCGAGCTTCCGGCCGGATCCGGTGCTGCGCAACCTGACCTGCTCGGCGACCGGCTGGTGGTGCACGCCGGAGAAGGACGAGCTGCTGGCTCAACTGCAGACCGAGTCCGACTTTGAGAAGCGTGTCGAGATCTGGGCGCAGGTGCAGGAGCGCTTCTACGAGGAGGTGCCGCGGCTGAAGATCGGTGACGCGCGGCGGATCCTTGTGCGCTCGCCCAAGCTCCACGGCGTCGGACCGACTGAGTTGCAGCCCGACTTCTCCAACGCGTGGCTGGAGAAATGA
- a CDS encoding ABC transporter permease, whose translation MLRRILLLVPIALVVGTVAFLLLHVIPGDPAAVMLGPEATPEQVAALRERMGLDEPLAVQYPRWLARLARLDLGTSIFLDKPVTEAIRERVGPTVQLALYALLIAVAVGVPAGVVAALHQDRLLDRALMLFAISGTAIADFFLAILLILLFSVTLRWLPSGGYVEFSVDPVGHFQSMLLPAMALGLSIAGLPARLVRSTLLEVLREDYIRTATAKGLDLEAVAFRHALRNALLPAVTVLGYALGDLLGGAVVVETVFGLPGMGQLVVNSIARRDFPVIQGVVMVFAGIYLLCNLLVDVLYVYLDPRVRYAGG comes from the coding sequence GTGCTCCGGCGTATCCTCTTGCTGGTGCCGATCGCGCTTGTGGTCGGCACCGTCGCTTTCCTGTTGCTGCACGTCATCCCGGGCGACCCGGCCGCCGTCATGCTTGGCCCCGAGGCGACGCCGGAGCAGGTGGCGGCACTGCGCGAACGGATGGGGCTAGACGAGCCGCTGGCGGTGCAGTACCCGCGCTGGCTCGCGCGCCTTGCCCGGCTTGACCTGGGCACCTCGATCTTCCTCGACAAGCCGGTCACGGAGGCGATCCGGGAGCGGGTCGGGCCGACGGTGCAACTGGCACTGTACGCGCTCCTGATCGCCGTCGCCGTCGGTGTTCCGGCGGGGGTTGTCGCCGCGCTGCACCAGGACCGGCTGCTCGACCGGGCGCTGATGCTCTTCGCCATCAGCGGCACCGCGATCGCGGACTTCTTCCTGGCGATCCTGCTGATCCTGCTCTTCTCGGTGACGCTGCGCTGGCTGCCGTCCGGTGGCTACGTGGAGTTCAGCGTCGACCCGGTGGGCCACTTTCAGTCGATGCTGCTCCCGGCTATGGCGCTCGGCCTGTCGATCGCCGGTCTTCCGGCGCGTCTGGTCCGGTCGACATTGCTCGAAGTGTTGCGGGAGGACTACATCCGGACCGCGACCGCCAAGGGTCTCGATCTGGAAGCGGTCGCCTTCCGGCACGCGCTGCGCAACGCGCTGCTGCCGGCAGTTACGGTGCTGGGTTACGCGCTCGGTGACCTGCTGGGCGGCGCGGTGGTGGTGGAGACGGTCTTCGGGCTGCCGGGCATGGGGCAACTGGTGGTCAACAGCATCGCCCGGCGCGATTTTCCGGTGATCCAGGGGGTCGTCATGGTCTTCGCCGGGATCTACCTCCTGTGTAACCTCCTGGTCGACGTCCTCTACGTCTACCTCGACCCGAGGGTGCGCTATGCCGGCGGGTAG
- a CDS encoding ABC transporter permease, whose translation MPAGRAGAVARARLRSRPRGWRATYVRDRRRAWYRVLLSSRVAILALAFLIGVVLTSVLAPLLAPADPQVANPAVRLRGPSAEHWLGTDDLGRDVLSRLLYGGRISLLVGTCVTVVAVAVGAVLGLLAGYFTWLDGLLMRLLDGVMAFPGVLLAIAIVVGLGPGVDTVVIALALVYTPVVARLIRSTTLVIKRMPYVEAARCVGLSNGAILWRYVLANSVSPLIVQATFIVAYAILAEASLSFLGASVNPEVPTWGNMLRDGQRLLSRAWWVALVPGTMLFLTVFALNILGDLLRDALDPRSQERREDAVVK comes from the coding sequence ATGCCGGCGGGTAGGGCAGGCGCGGTCGCCCGGGCCAGGCTGCGCTCGCGCCCGCGCGGCTGGCGGGCTACCTACGTCAGGGATCGCCGGCGCGCCTGGTACCGCGTGCTGCTCTCCTCACGGGTGGCGATACTGGCGCTGGCGTTTCTGATCGGCGTTGTGCTGACGTCGGTCCTGGCACCCCTGCTGGCACCGGCCGATCCCCAGGTGGCGAACCCGGCGGTGCGACTGCGCGGCCCGTCGGCGGAGCACTGGCTCGGCACCGACGATCTGGGGCGGGATGTCTTGAGCCGCCTGCTCTACGGTGGACGCATCTCGCTGCTGGTCGGCACCTGCGTCACGGTGGTTGCGGTGGCAGTCGGTGCCGTGCTCGGACTGCTCGCCGGATACTTTACCTGGCTCGACGGGCTCCTGATGCGGTTGCTGGACGGCGTGATGGCCTTCCCCGGCGTCTTGCTCGCCATCGCCATCGTGGTGGGGTTGGGACCGGGCGTGGACACCGTGGTGATCGCACTGGCGCTCGTCTACACCCCGGTGGTCGCCCGCCTGATCCGCAGCACGACGCTCGTCATCAAGCGGATGCCCTACGTCGAGGCGGCCCGCTGCGTCGGGCTGTCGAACGGGGCGATCCTGTGGCGCTATGTCCTGGCCAACTCGGTGTCGCCGCTGATCGTTCAGGCCACGTTCATCGTGGCCTATGCCATCCTGGCCGAGGCGTCACTCTCGTTCCTGGGCGCGAGCGTCAATCCGGAGGTGCCGACGTGGGGGAACATGCTGCGCGATGGTCAGCGGCTCCTATCGCGCGCCTGGTGGGTGGCACTCGTGCCGGGAACGATGCTCTTCCTGACTGTCTTCGCGCTCAACATCCTGGGAGACCTGCTCCGCGACGCGCTCGACCCCCGATCACAGGAGCGCCGCGAGGATGCGGTGGTGAAGTAG